The following coding sequences are from one Epilithonimonas vandammei window:
- a CDS encoding DEAD/DEAH box helicase family protein — protein sequence MEYEDGVVEPIMGAYYATPSKDGVMFNYFREEELLNYTHLLKPENEELENLVLKDNNIVAIKYTDEFKVNKNYETPTNRIITSLLSRKRLAFFLQFGITYVERTNREGKILIEKHIMRYPQFFASKAITHKLDEGIKKGIIWHTQGSGKTALAYYNVKYLSQYYQKKNTIAKFYFIVDRIDLAIQAQTEFRSRGLSVKMVNSRTEFIQDIKKASAILNSSGEQEITVVNIQKFSDDSTVLESFDYDLNIQRVYFIDEAHRSYNPKGNYLVNLLRSDKDAVKIALTGTPLLREVAKEYDSKTLFGDYIHKYYYNRSIADGYTLRLIREGIATTYKMQMQDVMEQIKILKGEISKSEIFAHPKFAEPMLEYILNDLKDFRKKDETIGGMVVCDTSEQAKELFAQFEKIYGKQEFDYAVVREERAKYGNQTPLKASLILHDVNSKDIRKQEIEAFKNGDIDLLFVYNMLLTGFDAPRLKKLYLARVVKNHNLLQTLTRVNRPYKKHRFGFVVDFADITKEFKETNENYFQELQQELGDEMQNYSNLFKSKEEIEHDVLEIKEKLFQYDLKNAENFRLQMDDIKDKKQLADLIKVLQNARELKNIIRLQGEDELLDLLDFYKLNQLLKEVQRRLDTLNLVDSINNENDNTNLINTALEDIFFQFTKISEEEMILADQLRNQLRQTREELQRNIDPADPEFVTLREELERIFKNKNLDEVNQEDMRDNIHILSRIYDEVRELNRKNALLRAKYENDEKYARIHKRLVDNPTINAKEIQIYEALLGTKTIIDDICLHNVELVKNETYFNQEVMSIVIQNFIDQQKIKLDAQTTENINNLIVKEYKQQYTYN from the coding sequence ATGGAGTATGAAGACGGAGTAGTAGAACCTATAATGGGAGCTTATTATGCCACACCTTCAAAGGATGGGGTAATGTTTAATTATTTCCGAGAGGAAGAATTATTGAATTATACCCATCTTCTAAAACCAGAAAATGAAGAGCTGGAAAATCTCGTCTTAAAAGACAACAATATTGTTGCCATTAAATACACAGATGAGTTTAAAGTCAATAAAAATTACGAAACGCCAACCAATAGAATTATAACTTCATTATTGTCTAGGAAACGATTGGCATTCTTTTTACAGTTTGGGATTACCTATGTAGAAAGAACCAACAGAGAAGGAAAAATTTTGATTGAAAAACACATTATGCGTTATCCGCAGTTTTTTGCTTCTAAAGCCATTACTCATAAGTTGGATGAAGGTATTAAAAAAGGTATTATTTGGCATACGCAAGGAAGTGGCAAAACAGCTTTGGCGTATTACAATGTAAAATACCTTTCACAATATTACCAAAAGAAAAACACCATTGCAAAATTCTATTTCATAGTAGATAGAATAGATTTGGCAATACAAGCACAGACCGAATTTCGTTCGAGAGGTTTGTCGGTGAAAATGGTAAATTCTAGAACAGAATTTATACAAGACATTAAAAAAGCAAGTGCAATACTCAACAGTTCAGGTGAACAAGAAATTACTGTTGTTAATATTCAGAAATTTTCTGATGACAGTACTGTTTTAGAATCTTTTGATTATGATTTGAATATCCAGAGAGTTTATTTCATAGACGAAGCTCACAGAAGTTACAATCCTAAAGGTAATTATTTGGTGAATCTTTTGCGTTCTGATAAAGATGCTGTAAAAATAGCCTTAACAGGAACGCCACTTTTGCGAGAAGTTGCCAAAGAATATGATTCTAAAACGCTTTTTGGCGATTACATTCATAAATATTACTATAATCGTTCTATTGCAGATGGTTATACGCTTAGATTGATTAGAGAGGGCATTGCAACCACTTATAAAATGCAGATGCAGGATGTGATGGAGCAGATTAAAATTCTGAAAGGCGAAATCTCTAAAAGCGAAATTTTTGCTCATCCTAAGTTTGCAGAACCAATGCTGGAATATATTCTGAATGATTTAAAAGATTTCAGAAAGAAAGATGAAACAATAGGCGGAATGGTGGTTTGTGATACTTCTGAACAAGCTAAAGAACTTTTTGCCCAGTTTGAAAAAATATACGGAAAGCAAGAATTTGATTATGCTGTTGTAAGAGAAGAAAGAGCAAAATATGGCAACCAAACCCCATTAAAAGCCAGTCTTATTTTACACGATGTGAATTCTAAAGACATCAGAAAACAAGAGATTGAAGCCTTCAAAAACGGAGATATTGATTTACTTTTTGTGTACAATATGTTGCTTACAGGTTTTGATGCACCTCGTCTTAAAAAACTGTATTTGGCAAGAGTAGTCAAAAACCATAATCTTTTACAGACTTTAACCCGAGTAAACAGACCGTATAAAAAACACCGTTTCGGTTTTGTAGTAGATTTTGCAGACATCACCAAAGAATTTAAAGAAACCAACGAAAACTATTTCCAAGAGTTGCAACAGGAATTGGGTGATGAAATGCAGAATTACAGCAACCTATTCAAGTCGAAAGAAGAAATAGAACACGATGTTTTAGAAATTAAAGAAAAACTTTTTCAGTATGACCTGAAAAATGCTGAAAACTTCCGTCTCCAAATGGACGATATTAAAGACAAAAAGCAATTGGCAGACCTCATCAAAGTTTTGCAAAATGCCAGAGAACTTAAAAATATCATTCGATTACAAGGCGAAGATGAATTGTTAGATTTATTAGATTTCTATAAACTCAATCAGTTGCTTAAAGAAGTTCAGAGAAGACTAGACACGCTGAATTTGGTGGATAGTATCAACAATGAAAACGATAATACCAACCTTATCAACACGGCTTTAGAAGATATTTTCTTTCAGTTTACCAAGATTTCGGAAGAAGAAATGATTTTAGCAGACCAACTCAGAAATCAGCTCAGACAAACCAGAGAAGAATTGCAACGCAATATAGACCCTGCCGATCCAGAATTCGTTACCCTAAGAGAAGAGCTGGAGCGTATCTTCAAAAATAAAAATCTGGACGAGGTTAATCAGGAAGATATGCGAGACAACATCCATATTCTCAGCAGAATTTATGACGAAGTAAGAGAACTCAATCGTAAAAATGCACTGCTAAGAGCCAAATATGAAAACGACGAAAAATACGCCAGAATTCACAAAAGATTGGTAGATAACCCAACAATTAATGCTAAAGAAATACAAATTTACGAAGCACTTTTGGGAACGAAAACCATCATAGACGACATCTGTCTGCACAATGTAGAATTGGTAAAGAATGAAACCTATTTTAACCAAGAAGTAATGAGCATTGTGATACAAAATTTTATAGACCAACAGAAAATAAAATTAGACGCTCAAACCACAGAAAACATCAATAATCTTATTGTAAAAGAATACAAACAACAATATACTTACAACTAA
- a CDS encoding APC family permease: MSSLFRRKHYAENADSGQLNRVLGTWDIVFFGIAAIIGAGSFSSLGEAIFRGGPGVIVLYLICGFACAFTALCYAEFASRIPTAGSAYTYAYASFGELIAWVIGWALIMEYSFGNIYVAFSWSDYFTSFMGRIGVHIPDYFTCSYTEAKKAVLNNSTNAELINAWKSAPVIGNLRIIVDIPALVINGLITWLCYQGIKESKNFNNFFVILKLFVILLVIAVGVAYVNTGNWFPVTDTPTSGSFMPNGFAGVMSAVSGVFFAYIGFDAISVLSEETKNPQKDLPKGMLISLGLCTVIYIILTLTLTGLVDYRKFDGIGDPLSFVFDKTNLNLPWMEFIVSLIAIVAITTVLLVFQMGQPRIWMAMSRDGLLPKKFQEVHSKNKVPSFATVVTGIVVGIPIIFTDKSFILDFTSIGTIFAFVLVCGGVLMLPPKEKIKGRFHLPYINGKFLFPLIFIGGLVFFYFYQPEFFHNLTNINDPNEGEFRLAIIIFIIANLVLCGLAIVKNLSLIPLIGLSSCLYLLTGMSHENWFWFGLWFAVGLVIYFLYGYKNSRLNQTINGNQ; encoded by the coding sequence ATGAGTTCACTTTTCAGAAGAAAACACTACGCAGAAAATGCAGATTCGGGACAACTTAACAGAGTTCTTGGAACTTGGGATATTGTATTTTTTGGGATTGCCGCCATCATTGGAGCCGGAAGTTTCAGCAGTTTGGGAGAAGCTATTTTCCGAGGTGGTCCGGGTGTGATTGTTTTATATCTGATTTGTGGTTTTGCCTGTGCTTTTACTGCACTTTGCTATGCCGAATTTGCCAGCAGAATCCCAACAGCGGGAAGTGCATATACCTATGCTTACGCTAGTTTTGGCGAACTGATTGCCTGGGTTATCGGCTGGGCTCTGATTATGGAATATTCTTTCGGAAACATCTACGTTGCCTTCTCTTGGTCCGATTATTTTACCAGTTTTATGGGAAGAATAGGTGTGCATATCCCTGATTATTTTACTTGCAGTTATACCGAAGCTAAAAAAGCGGTTCTCAATAATTCTACCAATGCAGAATTGATTAACGCTTGGAAATCGGCTCCGGTCATTGGAAATCTGAGAATCATTGTGGATATTCCTGCTTTGGTAATCAATGGTTTAATTACATGGCTTTGCTATCAAGGCATCAAGGAAAGTAAGAATTTTAATAACTTTTTTGTTATTCTGAAGTTGTTCGTCATTCTTTTGGTGATAGCTGTGGGTGTGGCTTATGTCAATACGGGAAATTGGTTTCCGGTGACCGATACGCCTACTTCCGGCTCTTTTATGCCAAATGGATTTGCGGGTGTAATGTCTGCTGTTTCAGGTGTTTTCTTTGCTTATATAGGTTTTGATGCGATTTCTGTTTTGTCAGAAGAAACCAAAAATCCTCAAAAAGACCTTCCAAAAGGAATGTTGATTTCTTTGGGACTTTGTACCGTTATCTATATTATTTTAACTTTAACATTAACAGGATTGGTAGATTATAGGAAATTTGACGGCATTGGAGATCCGCTGTCATTTGTATTTGACAAAACCAATCTCAACCTTCCCTGGATGGAATTTATTGTCTCATTGATTGCGATTGTTGCAATTACAACCGTACTTTTGGTTTTCCAAATGGGACAGCCGAGAATCTGGATGGCCATGTCCAGAGATGGGCTTTTACCCAAGAAATTCCAGGAAGTACACAGTAAAAACAAAGTGCCGTCTTTTGCAACAGTTGTGACAGGAATTGTGGTGGGCATTCCGATCATATTCACGGATAAATCTTTCATTCTTGATTTTACAAGTATCGGAACTATTTTCGCTTTCGTGCTTGTTTGTGGTGGAGTTTTGATGTTGCCTCCAAAAGAAAAAATCAAAGGAAGATTCCACTTACCGTATATTAATGGGAAGTTCCTTTTTCCATTAATTTTCATTGGTGGTTTGGTATTCTTCTATTTCTATCAACCCGAATTCTTCCACAATTTAACCAATATCAACGACCCAAATGAAGGCGAATTCCGTCTGGCAATTATTATTTTCATTATTGCTAATTTGGTTTTATGTGGATTGGCCATCGTTAAAAATCTTTCCTTAATTCCTTTAATTGGCCTTAGTTCTTGTCTTTATTTACTAACCGGAATGAGCCACGAAAATTGGTTCTGGTTTGGACTATGGTTTGCTGTAGGTTTGGTAATTTATTTCCTATACGGTTATAAAAACAGTAGACTAAACCAAACGATCAATGGCAACCAATAA
- a CDS encoding type I restriction endonuclease codes for MFNEDSRVKIPAILHLCRLGYTYIPKSEQERLEDNNIFPDIFKRSISKINPDIKEDEVQRLLTDVSLKLNYDDLGREFFRMLINTSGTRLIDFENINNNEFHVTTELTCKKGDEEFRPDITVLINGMPLVFIEVKNRITEKVLLLKEIESTEDLL; via the coding sequence ATGTTCAACGAAGATTCAAGAGTAAAAATTCCAGCGATATTGCATTTGTGCAGATTAGGATATACTTATATCCCAAAAAGCGAACAAGAAAGACTGGAAGATAATAATATTTTCCCTGATATTTTTAAACGTTCTATTTCTAAAATTAATCCTGATATTAAAGAAGACGAAGTACAGCGTCTATTGACGGATGTATCATTAAAACTCAATTATGATGATTTGGGAAGAGAGTTTTTCCGAATGTTAATCAATACTTCTGGAACAAGATTAATTGATTTTGAAAACATCAATAATAATGAATTTCACGTTACCACTGAATTGACTTGCAAAAAAGGAGACGAAGAATTCAGGCCAGATATTACGGTTTTAATCAATGGAATGCCTTTGGTTTTTATTGAGGTAAAAAACCGAATAACAGAGAAGGTATTATTGCTGAAAGAAATAGAATCAACAGAAGATTTGCTTTAA
- a CDS encoding DUF962 domain-containing protein, translating into MATNKRITNYKEFYQFYLTEHKKPLTRIFHFVGILLVFVVIFYVLKSGKERFLWYCPIFGYGLAWFSHAVIEKNKPATFRYPLWSIISDFRLFFELLFGKQKFTNK; encoded by the coding sequence ATGGCAACCAATAAAAGAATTACTAATTATAAAGAATTTTATCAATTTTATCTTACCGAACATAAAAAACCACTAACCCGTATTTTCCATTTTGTTGGTATCTTATTGGTTTTTGTGGTTATTTTTTATGTACTTAAATCTGGGAAAGAACGGTTTCTGTGGTATTGCCCTATTTTTGGTTATGGATTGGCGTGGTTCAGTCACGCTGTGATAGAAAAAAACAAGCCAGCGACCTTCAGATATCCATTGTGGTCAATTATTTCAGATTTTAGACTTTTTTTCGAACTGCTTTTCGGAAAACAAAAATTTACAAATAAATGA